A genome region from Nocardiopsis exhalans includes the following:
- the dacB gene encoding D-alanyl-D-alanine carboxypeptidase/D-alanyl-D-alanine endopeptidase: MTPATPHRQGPRRGRRWLAAAALVTAPLVSLAPLTAVPAAADTVDPAERLDDLRSDIDAILEDPALEGATSGVAVTDADTGEVLYSRDADTQLLPASNIKAFTGAAALEVLGADHTFETEAVVERRPGRGDVPELYLVGGGDPTLAETDLDAIAADVAASGVTSVGDLYADDSWFDDQRLVDDWWPEDEPYAYSAQISALTVAHGERFNTGVTEVTVTAGAQGDPVSVDLGAADGYVELDNRAVTGPAGGVSSLVVDRPVGTNTIEVTGSLPADAGPLVALRTVDDPAGLAGHLFARALEDNGVAVKGEVSRGEVPGEWHRPRVVAEHSSMTLGEVLVPLMKFSNNGHAEMLVKSIGREVAGDGSWEAGLAAQEEALQRVGVGTSDLVLNDGSGLSRGNWVTANTVVDLLDSVQDASWYEVWHHSLPVAGERDPWVGGTLAARMGGTAAEGVAQAKTGTMTGVSALSGYVQGPDGAELYFSVVNNDHTGAAPTHVQNAIVVRLAEYLGNQAPAGTFTQREAGSGPGSGALECSWELTC, translated from the coding sequence CGGCCGCCCTCGTCACGGCCCCGCTGGTCTCCCTGGCCCCGCTCACCGCCGTGCCCGCCGCAGCCGACACCGTGGACCCGGCCGAGCGCCTCGACGACCTGCGCTCCGACATCGACGCCATCCTGGAGGATCCCGCGCTGGAGGGCGCGACCTCGGGGGTGGCGGTCACCGACGCGGACACCGGTGAGGTGCTCTACTCGCGTGACGCCGACACCCAGCTGCTGCCCGCCTCCAACATCAAGGCCTTCACCGGCGCCGCCGCGCTGGAGGTGCTGGGGGCCGACCACACCTTCGAGACGGAGGCCGTGGTCGAGCGCCGCCCCGGCCGGGGCGACGTGCCGGAGCTGTACCTGGTCGGCGGTGGCGACCCGACCCTGGCCGAGACGGACCTGGACGCCATCGCAGCCGACGTGGCCGCCTCCGGGGTGACCTCGGTCGGCGACCTGTACGCCGACGACTCGTGGTTCGACGACCAGCGGCTCGTGGACGACTGGTGGCCCGAGGACGAGCCCTACGCCTACTCGGCGCAGATCTCGGCGCTGACGGTCGCTCACGGAGAGCGCTTCAACACCGGTGTCACCGAGGTGACCGTGACCGCGGGGGCGCAGGGCGACCCGGTGAGCGTGGACCTGGGCGCCGCCGACGGGTACGTCGAACTGGACAACCGGGCCGTCACCGGACCGGCCGGGGGTGTGAGCAGCCTGGTGGTCGACCGCCCGGTGGGCACCAACACGATCGAGGTGACCGGGTCGCTGCCCGCGGACGCCGGTCCGCTGGTGGCGCTGCGCACCGTGGACGACCCGGCCGGGCTGGCCGGGCACCTGTTCGCCCGGGCGTTGGAGGACAACGGCGTCGCGGTCAAGGGCGAGGTGTCCCGTGGTGAGGTGCCCGGCGAGTGGCACCGGCCCAGGGTGGTCGCCGAGCACTCCTCCATGACGTTGGGCGAGGTCCTGGTCCCGCTGATGAAGTTCAGCAACAACGGGCACGCGGAGATGCTGGTCAAGAGCATCGGCCGGGAGGTCGCGGGCGATGGCTCCTGGGAGGCGGGCCTGGCCGCCCAGGAGGAGGCGCTCCAGCGGGTGGGCGTGGGCACCTCCGACCTGGTCCTCAACGACGGGTCGGGGCTGTCCCGGGGCAACTGGGTCACCGCGAACACCGTCGTGGACCTGCTCGACAGCGTCCAGGACGCCTCCTGGTACGAGGTCTGGCACCACTCGCTGCCGGTGGCGGGCGAGCGCGACCCGTGGGTCGGCGGCACCCTCGCGGCGCGGATGGGCGGTACCGCGGCGGAGGGGGTCGCCCAGGCCAAGACCGGCACGATGACCGGGGTGAGCGCGCTCTCGGGTTACGTGCAGGGGCCGGACGGCGCAGAGCTGTACTTCAGCGTCGTCAACAACGACCACACGGGCGCTGCGCCCACACACGTGCAGAACGCGATCGTGGTCCGGCTGGCCGAGTACCTGGGCAACCAGGCCCCGGCGGGTACGTTCACGCAGCGCGAGGCGGGCTCCGGCCCGGGCAGCGGTGCGCTGGAGTGCTCCTGGGAGTTGACCTGCTGA
- a CDS encoding ABC1 kinase family protein, whose translation METLTVASVFGMVVGQVLSLILLVLVLLGLGKLASRLMDVPFNLPRLALAALFGAPVGAVGAILAYYGTFEALNSTEPAEMDQPGFMALMLFAMAVGAMLAFVGLELLLPRGTRVRPVAMVREARGWFGRMGRYRRILWILARHGLGGYVLGRREGVEDTSAQRRLARSLVRSMEEAGVVFVKLGQVLATRRDLLPPVFVEELGRLHSEVAKVPFEQIRECVEGELGRESGAVFAEFDPEPLAAASIAQAHLARLHGGEEVVVKVQRPGIGPVVKRDLDIIRRLARRFDEHTDWGPAIGVLELAEGFAEALLEELDFEVEAANIAAVADATGDSPVRIPQVYDAYTSRRVLVMERLHGTQVGGGDLSPEEGERTARILLDCLMEQVLMSGIFHADPHPGNILLLDGGGVGLLDYGSVGRLDAQTREALQMMLLAIDRGDAVLLTDTLLDVVDDPGEIDTERLRRSLGQFMARYLNGGTTASMRMFTELLMLVTRFGLVLPAELAAVFRAMATLEGTLVHLSPGFDTVAEAKRYAGARMSEQLGTGNLREMASGELIALLPTLRRLPRRLDRITDQLHKGRFTVQARMFAHPEDRRLLRSVVRRAVMTVLAVVTGFMSVGLFNVTERPGVSWPELATHTQALNLLAWLLLATTAMFVLRLLVDMVRDGGDRERR comes from the coding sequence ATGGAAACGCTGACCGTCGCCTCGGTGTTCGGCATGGTCGTCGGACAGGTCCTGTCGCTGATCCTGCTCGTCCTGGTGCTGTTGGGCCTGGGCAAGCTGGCCAGCCGGCTCATGGACGTGCCGTTCAACCTGCCGAGGCTGGCCCTGGCGGCACTGTTCGGGGCGCCGGTGGGCGCCGTGGGCGCGATCCTGGCCTACTACGGCACCTTCGAAGCGCTCAACTCCACCGAGCCCGCCGAGATGGACCAGCCGGGGTTCATGGCACTCATGCTCTTCGCGATGGCGGTGGGCGCGATGCTCGCCTTCGTCGGCCTGGAACTGCTCCTGCCCCGGGGCACCAGAGTCCGGCCGGTCGCCATGGTCCGCGAGGCCAGGGGCTGGTTCGGCCGGATGGGGCGCTACCGGCGCATCCTGTGGATCCTGGCCCGGCACGGGCTGGGCGGCTACGTGCTCGGCCGGAGAGAGGGGGTCGAGGACACCTCGGCGCAGCGGCGCCTGGCCCGCTCCCTGGTGCGCTCCATGGAGGAGGCCGGGGTGGTGTTCGTGAAGCTCGGCCAGGTGCTGGCCACCCGGCGCGACCTGCTGCCGCCGGTGTTCGTGGAGGAGCTGGGCCGCCTGCACAGCGAGGTGGCCAAGGTGCCCTTCGAGCAGATCCGTGAGTGCGTGGAGGGCGAACTGGGCCGGGAGTCCGGTGCGGTGTTCGCCGAGTTCGACCCCGAACCCCTGGCCGCCGCCTCCATCGCCCAGGCCCACCTGGCCCGGCTGCACGGCGGCGAGGAGGTCGTGGTCAAGGTGCAGCGGCCCGGGATCGGCCCGGTGGTCAAGCGCGACCTCGACATCATCCGCAGACTCGCCCGGCGCTTCGACGAGCACACCGACTGGGGGCCCGCGATCGGCGTGCTCGAACTGGCGGAGGGGTTCGCCGAGGCGCTGCTGGAGGAGCTGGACTTCGAGGTGGAGGCGGCCAACATCGCCGCCGTCGCCGACGCCACCGGTGACTCCCCGGTGCGCATCCCGCAGGTGTACGACGCCTACACCAGCCGCCGTGTCCTGGTGATGGAGCGGCTGCACGGGACCCAGGTCGGCGGGGGCGACCTGTCCCCGGAGGAGGGGGAGCGGACCGCCCGCATCCTCCTGGACTGCCTGATGGAACAGGTGCTGATGAGCGGGATCTTCCACGCGGACCCGCACCCGGGCAACATCCTGCTGCTCGACGGGGGCGGGGTGGGGCTGCTGGACTACGGGTCGGTGGGCCGGCTGGACGCCCAGACCCGGGAGGCCCTGCAGATGATGCTGCTCGCCATCGACCGGGGCGACGCCGTGCTGTTGACGGACACCCTGCTCGACGTGGTCGACGACCCGGGGGAGATCGACACCGAGCGGCTGCGCCGCTCGCTCGGCCAGTTCATGGCGCGCTACCTGAACGGCGGAACCACCGCCAGCATGCGGATGTTCACCGAACTGCTGATGCTGGTCACCCGGTTCGGGCTGGTGCTCCCGGCCGAACTGGCAGCGGTCTTCCGGGCGATGGCCACCCTGGAGGGAACGCTGGTGCACCTGTCACCGGGCTTCGACACGGTGGCCGAGGCCAAACGGTACGCCGGAGCCCGGATGTCCGAGCAGCTGGGCACGGGCAACCTGAGGGAGATGGCGTCCGGGGAGCTGATCGCCCTGCTGCCCACCCTGCGCAGACTGCCGCGCAGGCTGGACCGGATCACCGACCAGCTGCACAAGGGCCGGTTCACCGTGCAGGCCCGGATGTTCGCCCACCCCGAGGACCGAAGGCTCCTGCGCTCGGTGGTGCGCCGCGCGGTCATGACCGTGCTGGCGGTGGTCACCGGATTCATGTCGGTGGGGCTGTTCAACGTCACCGAGCGGCCGGGGGTGTCCTGGCCGGAACTGGCCACCCACACGCAGGCGCTCAACCTGCTGGCGTGGCTGCTGCTGGCGACCACGGCGATGTTCGTGCTGCGGCTGCTGGTGGACATGGTCCGGGACGGCGGCGACCGCGAACGGAGATGA
- a CDS encoding NUDIX hydrolase N-terminal domain-containing protein, producing MELTAQAESGLAYCTDRFDIERFHRIGALARDLMQAVAAEDLPAYERTVASAAGYTTPKVDVRAGVFDPSGRVLLVREVSDLHRWSLPGGWCDIRESPRQAIEREVAEEAGLTVRAVHLAGVVDRELWPHTPVYDRHIYKLLFVCAPLDELDPSFTSEETSEVAWFEVDDLPELSPSRVVPEQIALLHRHWARPGPAHLD from the coding sequence ATGGAGCTCACAGCGCAGGCGGAGTCGGGGCTGGCGTACTGCACCGACCGCTTCGACATCGAGCGCTTCCACCGCATCGGCGCCCTGGCCCGCGACCTGATGCAGGCCGTCGCCGCCGAGGACCTGCCCGCCTACGAAAGAACGGTCGCCTCGGCCGCCGGGTACACCACCCCGAAGGTCGACGTGCGCGCCGGGGTCTTCGATCCCTCGGGCAGGGTGTTGCTCGTGCGGGAGGTCTCCGACCTGCATCGCTGGTCCCTGCCGGGTGGATGGTGCGACATCCGGGAGAGCCCCCGGCAGGCGATCGAACGAGAGGTGGCCGAGGAGGCCGGACTCACCGTGCGGGCCGTCCACCTCGCGGGGGTTGTGGACCGGGAACTGTGGCCGCACACCCCGGTGTACGACCGGCACATCTACAAGCTCCTCTTCGTGTGCGCGCCGTTGGACGAGCTGGACCCCTCCTTCACCAGCGAAGAGACCAGCGAAGTGGCCTGGTTCGAGGTGGACGACCTCCCCGAGCTGTCGCCGTCGCGGGTCGTGCCCGAGCAGATCGCGCTGCTGCACCGGCACTGGGCCCGCCCCGGGCCCGCGCACCTGGACTGA
- a CDS encoding TetR/AcrR family transcriptional regulator, protein MSTKQRVEDPENISDGRRRKGEQRRRLLLDATMEVIARDGVTAVSQRRVAAEAGVPPSTVTYYYATVDDLLVDTLTRVNDAYVRVVDALPEDPDEALRGFAALIAEGAGSDRAHALAEMELFLIAARRPALREQVDRWTAAVDAFLAPYLPDPDARAGVAAASDGYFLRCCTSNPPPDADEVHRALRRLIDRERAAL, encoded by the coding sequence GTGAGCACCAAGCAGCGGGTCGAGGACCCGGAGAACATTAGTGACGGCCGCCGGCGCAAGGGCGAGCAGCGGCGCCGCCTGCTCCTCGACGCCACTATGGAGGTCATCGCACGGGACGGTGTCACCGCCGTCAGCCAGCGCCGAGTCGCCGCCGAGGCGGGGGTCCCGCCCAGCACCGTCACCTACTACTACGCGACCGTCGACGACCTCCTGGTCGACACCCTCACCAGGGTGAACGACGCCTACGTGCGGGTGGTCGACGCCCTGCCCGAGGACCCGGACGAGGCCCTGCGCGGGTTCGCCGCCCTCATCGCCGAGGGCGCCGGAAGCGACCGGGCGCACGCCCTCGCTGAGATGGAGCTCTTCCTCATCGCGGCCCGCCGCCCCGCGCTGCGGGAGCAGGTCGACCGCTGGACAGCGGCCGTGGACGCCTTCCTGGCGCCTTACCTCCCCGATCCCGACGCCCGGGCCGGGGTGGCCGCGGCCTCGGACGGGTACTTCCTGCGCTGTTGCACCTCCAACCCCCCGCCCGACGCCGACGAGGTCCACCGGGCCCTGCGCCGCCTCATCGACCGCGAACGCGCCGCCCTCTGA
- a CDS encoding DMT family transporter — MPWIWLVGAILLEVFATTSLKFSEGFTRLLPSVLVVVGYAGAFYLLSQALSRGMPLGVAYGVWAAAGVALLAVIGAVFLGESLTWMQVGGIALVIAGVMALEMGGQH, encoded by the coding sequence ATGCCGTGGATCTGGCTGGTCGGCGCGATCCTCCTCGAGGTCTTCGCCACCACCTCGCTGAAGTTCTCCGAGGGTTTCACCAGGCTCCTGCCCTCGGTCCTCGTCGTCGTCGGTTACGCCGGGGCGTTCTACCTGCTCTCCCAGGCGCTCAGCCGGGGCATGCCGCTCGGCGTCGCCTACGGTGTGTGGGCGGCCGCCGGGGTCGCCCTGCTCGCGGTCATCGGGGCGGTCTTCCTCGGCGAATCCCTGACCTGGATGCAGGTCGGCGGAATCGCGCTGGTCATCGCCGGGGTCATGGCCCTGGAGATGGGCGGTCAGCACTGA
- a CDS encoding L,D-transpeptidase — protein sequence MTGKTHPAVTRRFGIGLVALALVATACTSGDAETQSNGDAVDAEPAELSITPETGAEEIAPNTPIRVSAEHGVITDVQVDQVVVSEAAVGGEESDDDGDLYAMTGTLNEDETEWVSDWNLRPGSEIVVTATAENGSGEETEFSAEFTTHDAVPGQRLELVSNFPSSGDTVGVGMPVVINFDLPVSNKAQVENSMNVVAEQEVAGAWNWVTDQMAVFRPEQYWEAYQEVTVDLNLAGVEASEGVFGVRNYQINFEIGRELIATMHVPDHEMVIEIDGEEDRVIEVSNGAANRRFDTTTTGVHVLMERYTQLTMDSATVGIPEDAPGSYRVDVNYAVRTSNSGEFVHEMSANGNIGSANTSNGCTNMRYDDAKWFFDNTLMGDILDTTGTDREFEWDNGWGYWQKSWDEWLEGSETSEPQMTSYGTPGSVHGEDL from the coding sequence GTGACGGGGAAGACCCACCCGGCGGTGACGCGTCGGTTCGGCATCGGACTGGTGGCGCTCGCGCTCGTCGCGACCGCCTGTACGTCCGGCGACGCCGAGACGCAGAGCAACGGCGATGCCGTTGACGCCGAACCGGCCGAGCTCAGCATCACGCCGGAGACCGGTGCCGAGGAGATCGCCCCCAACACCCCCATCCGGGTCAGCGCCGAGCACGGGGTCATCACCGACGTCCAGGTCGACCAGGTCGTGGTCAGTGAGGCCGCGGTCGGGGGCGAGGAGAGCGACGACGACGGCGACCTCTACGCCATGACCGGCACCCTCAACGAGGACGAGACCGAGTGGGTCAGCGACTGGAACCTGCGCCCCGGCTCGGAGATCGTGGTGACCGCCACGGCCGAGAACGGGTCCGGTGAGGAGACGGAGTTCAGCGCCGAGTTCACCACTCACGACGCGGTTCCCGGTCAGCGTCTCGAACTCGTCTCCAACTTCCCCAGCTCCGGTGACACCGTTGGTGTCGGTATGCCCGTGGTGATCAACTTCGACCTGCCGGTCAGCAACAAGGCGCAGGTGGAGAACTCCATGAACGTCGTCGCCGAACAGGAGGTCGCCGGCGCCTGGAACTGGGTCACCGACCAGATGGCGGTCTTCCGGCCCGAGCAGTACTGGGAGGCGTACCAGGAGGTCACCGTCGACCTGAACCTCGCCGGGGTCGAGGCCTCCGAGGGTGTCTTCGGTGTGCGCAACTACCAGATCAACTTCGAGATCGGCCGCGAGCTCATCGCGACCATGCACGTGCCCGACCACGAGATGGTCATCGAGATCGACGGCGAAGAGGACCGCGTCATCGAGGTGAGCAACGGGGCGGCCAACCGTCGCTTCGACACCACCACCACCGGTGTCCACGTGCTGATGGAGCGCTACACGCAGCTGACCATGGACTCGGCGACCGTCGGCATCCCCGAGGACGCCCCCGGCTCCTACCGGGTGGACGTGAACTACGCGGTGCGCACCTCCAACAGCGGCGAGTTCGTGCACGAGATGTCGGCCAACGGCAACATCGGTTCGGCCAACACCTCCAACGGCTGCACCAACATGCGCTACGACGACGCCAAGTGGTTCTTCGACAACACCCTGATGGGTGACATCCTCGACACCACCGGCACCGACCGCGAGTTCGAGTGGGACAACGGCTGGGGCTACTGGCAGAAGTCCTGGGACGAGTGGCTCGAGGGCAGTGAGACCAGCGAGCCGCAGATGACCAGCTACGGCACGCCCGGCTCCGTGCACGGCGAGGACCTGTGA
- a CDS encoding TetR/AcrR family transcriptional regulator has product MSETSPAQTRSDEGRAPERTPRKRVNRRERILRTAADVFSAQGFNNTSLADIAAMLDITPAGVLHHFGSKTDLLTAVLELRDDNEPAPEGSGMLDHLVTTAQRNAERPGTTQLYAVLSAESATAEHPAQEWFRERYTVLRQEVEDAVLDRIGPEHRTAASTPGPSGHSPARSAAAAVLATMDGLQVQWLLDPEAVDMAAVTELVIDAIVAKLSASVAGGGVPAATGNTGDTGDTQI; this is encoded by the coding sequence ATGAGCGAGACGAGCCCCGCGCAGACGCGTTCCGACGAGGGTCGGGCCCCCGAGCGCACCCCGCGCAAGCGGGTGAACCGGCGCGAGCGGATCCTGCGCACCGCGGCCGACGTGTTCTCCGCCCAGGGCTTCAACAACACCTCGCTGGCCGACATCGCGGCGATGCTCGACATCACCCCGGCGGGGGTCCTGCACCACTTCGGGTCCAAGACCGACCTGCTCACCGCGGTGCTGGAGCTGCGCGACGACAACGAACCCGCCCCTGAGGGCAGCGGCATGCTCGACCACCTGGTCACCACCGCCCAGCGCAACGCCGAACGCCCCGGGACCACCCAGCTGTACGCGGTGTTGTCCGCCGAGAGCGCCACCGCCGAACACCCCGCCCAGGAGTGGTTCCGTGAGCGCTACACGGTGCTGCGCCAGGAGGTCGAGGACGCGGTCCTGGACCGGATCGGCCCCGAGCACCGAACGGCCGCGAGCACCCCGGGCCCGAGCGGTCACTCCCCCGCCCGCTCCGCGGCCGCCGCGGTGCTCGCCACCATGGACGGACTCCAGGTGCAGTGGCTGCTGGACCCGGAGGCCGTGGACATGGCCGCCGTCACCGAGCTGGTGATCGACGCCATCGTGGCGAAGCTGAGTGCCTCGGTGGCCGGTGGCGGCGTCCCCGCAGCCACCGGGAACACCGGGGATACCGGGGACACCCAGATCTGA
- a CDS encoding NADAR family protein yields the protein MTGTRNPADARTVEDLLRIDGRIKYLHFWGHQPPPDGVSASCLSQWWPADFTVDGTVYPTAEHFMMAGKARLFGDTEAEERILAAGHPRDAKEIGREVRGFDEEAWERERFEIAVRGNVAKFGQNEDLRAFLLDTGERVLVEASPRDRVWGIGIGKENENAERPHLWRGRNLLGFALMEARARLSEQDG from the coding sequence ATGACAGGCACACGAAACCCTGCCGACGCGAGGACCGTGGAGGATCTGCTCCGGATCGACGGACGGATCAAGTACCTGCACTTCTGGGGGCACCAGCCACCACCCGACGGGGTTTCGGCCAGCTGCCTGTCCCAGTGGTGGCCCGCCGACTTCACCGTGGACGGGACCGTCTACCCCACCGCCGAACACTTCATGATGGCCGGGAAGGCGCGGCTGTTCGGGGACACCGAAGCCGAAGAACGTATCCTCGCCGCAGGTCACCCGCGTGACGCCAAGGAAATCGGCCGCGAGGTCCGCGGCTTCGACGAGGAGGCCTGGGAGCGGGAGCGCTTCGAGATCGCCGTCCGGGGCAACGTCGCCAAGTTCGGTCAGAACGAGGACCTGCGCGCCTTCCTGCTCGATACCGGCGAGCGCGTCCTGGTCGAGGCCAGCCCGCGCGACCGGGTGTGGGGGATCGGGATCGGCAAGGAGAACGAGAACGCCGAACGCCCGCACCTGTGGCGCGGGCGCAACCTGCTCGGCTTCGCCCTGATGGAGGCCAGGGCCAGGCTCTCCGAGCAGGACGGCTGA
- a CDS encoding MarR family winged helix-turn-helix transcriptional regulator, with protein sequence MAETRWLDDGEQQAWRAFLMAVNLMDGALDRQLRHDSGLPHAYYQILAMLSEAPGRELTMTRLARLLRSSPSRLSHAAARLEGDGLIRRFKRPENRRTTIVEITPAGMKVLQAAAPGHVHEVRRVLFDTLSSEQVGQLREISESMLSALDPQGEEPRYADPDTADVRD encoded by the coding sequence ATGGCCGAGACACGCTGGCTCGACGACGGAGAGCAGCAGGCCTGGCGTGCCTTCCTGATGGCCGTCAACCTGATGGACGGGGCGCTGGACCGCCAGCTCAGACACGACTCCGGGCTGCCGCACGCGTACTACCAGATCCTGGCGATGCTCTCCGAGGCGCCCGGGCGCGAACTGACGATGACCCGGCTGGCCCGCCTGCTGCGCTCCTCGCCGAGCCGGCTCTCGCACGCGGCCGCACGGCTGGAGGGCGACGGGCTGATCCGCCGCTTCAAACGGCCGGAGAACCGGCGCACCACGATCGTCGAGATCACGCCCGCGGGGATGAAGGTCCTGCAGGCGGCTGCCCCGGGGCACGTGCACGAGGTGCGCCGGGTCCTGTTCGACACGCTCAGCAGTGAGCAGGTGGGGCAGCTGCGCGAGATCTCCGAGTCCATGCTGTCCGCGCTCGACCCCCAGGGCGAGGAGCCCAGGTACGCGGACCCGGACACGGCCGACGTCCGGGACTGA
- a CDS encoding DoxX family protein yields MTESLRLRISDLTALLARVVVGVVFIAHGLPKATDLNGTAQGFEAMGIPFPQFSALLGAAIEVGAGIALIIGFALPLAGLALAFMMGGAYFFVHVGDPLVGGFELPLVLAAAALALGFSGGRYSVDRLLPWGRVRQESRTSESVPA; encoded by the coding sequence ATGACCGAATCGCTCAGACTCAGGATCAGTGACCTCACCGCCCTGCTCGCCAGGGTCGTCGTCGGGGTCGTCTTCATCGCCCACGGGCTGCCCAAGGCCACCGACCTCAACGGCACCGCCCAGGGCTTCGAGGCGATGGGCATACCCTTCCCGCAGTTCTCCGCCCTCCTGGGCGCTGCCATCGAGGTGGGCGCGGGTATCGCGCTCATCATCGGCTTCGCGCTGCCCCTCGCCGGGCTGGCCCTCGCCTTCATGATGGGCGGGGCGTACTTCTTCGTCCACGTCGGCGACCCCCTGGTCGGCGGCTTCGAGCTGCCCCTGGTCCTCGCCGCCGCCGCTCTGGCGTTGGGCTTCTCCGGCGGGCGCTACTCGGTGGACCGGCTGCTGCCCTGGGGCCGCGTCCGCCAGGAGAGCAGGACCTCGGAGTCCGTACCGGCCTGA
- a CDS encoding trypsin-like peptidase domain-containing protein: protein MDRYNVSTDWQLRMVDRDGQGLWGAAVVVSPKHAITCAHVVNSAVRADGGSAPGPGSTVHLRRPGQPEVITGTVLEDGWWSEDRAPWDVAVLRLDRDPGVRPVSFNRVGAFRTRGERVSVLGFVNAEHGRWATARLRRRGGPRSEYVQFDTEPGSVVRIEGGFSGGGVIEPHNNELLGIVCAASSEGRVGWMIPTEEIPPVWRPGPGPGPPKVGPARPDLIHRLSLFAAELDTISSPVARRAFHRALDQRLRSRIPSDQPDQLYAEELVLRAHRDFGILQEVLDQLDMREDGGVRMRAVWDAARPLLGEEE from the coding sequence TTGGACAGGTACAACGTGTCCACGGACTGGCAGTTGAGAATGGTCGACCGGGACGGCCAGGGTTTGTGGGGCGCCGCGGTCGTGGTGTCTCCGAAACACGCGATCACCTGCGCGCACGTCGTCAACAGCGCGGTCCGGGCTGACGGAGGGAGCGCTCCGGGGCCCGGCAGCACAGTCCACCTGCGTCGCCCCGGTCAGCCGGAAGTGATCACCGGCACCGTGCTGGAGGACGGTTGGTGGTCGGAGGACCGCGCACCCTGGGACGTGGCCGTACTGCGCCTGGACCGCGACCCCGGTGTCCGGCCCGTTTCGTTCAACCGGGTGGGGGCCTTCCGCACCCGCGGCGAGCGGGTGAGCGTGCTGGGGTTCGTCAACGCCGAACACGGCAGGTGGGCCACCGCACGACTGCGGCGCCGCGGCGGCCCCAGGAGCGAGTACGTCCAGTTCGACACCGAACCGGGCAGCGTCGTCCGTATCGAGGGAGGGTTCAGCGGCGGCGGGGTGATCGAACCGCACAACAACGAGCTCCTGGGCATCGTCTGCGCGGCTTCGTCCGAGGGGCGGGTCGGCTGGATGATCCCCACCGAGGAGATCCCGCCCGTGTGGCGGCCGGGACCCGGCCCCGGTCCCCCCAAGGTCGGGCCAGCCCGGCCCGACCTGATCCATCGGCTCTCGTTGTTCGCGGCCGAACTGGACACGATCTCCTCACCCGTCGCGCGCCGCGCCTTCCACCGAGCGCTCGACCAGCGCCTGCGCAGCCGGATCCCCTCCGATCAGCCGGACCAGCTCTACGCGGAGGAGCTGGTCCTGCGGGCACACCGGGACTTCGGGATCCTGCAGGAGGTTCTCGACCAGCTCGACATGCGGGAGGACGGCGGTGTCCGCATGCGCGCCGTCTGGGACGCGGCCCGGCCCCTGCTGGGAGAGGAGGAGTGA